GATGTGAGCAGAGTAGCAGCGATCGCAGCCGAACATACTGACCATGGTTCCGTTAAGAATATGTTCAGCAGTATGCATATGAGGGACGTAGTTTTTTGCCATGATTGCTATTTTCCTGTTGAATAAAAAAATATGTTGTGCCTGAAGAGGCGCGCGATATCAAATTTTGTGTGTAAAAAAAGCCGCACTCGGTGCGGCTTTTTATTTGTAAGCTATAAGCTGTCCTGAGCGTCCATCGTGTTTGCAAGGTCGAGCAGTCTGTCCTGAATAGTCATCATAACTTCTTTAGGATTCGACAAGTCTTTGCTGCGACGGAAAACCCACGATGCAATGTACAGGTTTGTTTCGTCGTCCTGATCCTTGGTCCACTTGTATTTGCGGATCATTTTGGTCAGAGCCACTTTGTATGCCTCACGGTCGCGGATTGCTTTTTCGTAATCAGCGCCTTTGGCTTTCATTTTATTTTCTGCTGCATCTGTCACGGACTGTGTGGCGTCCATATCTGTAGAAACCTGATAGTCGTGCAGTGCAGACTGGAATCGTTGGTTTGCTGCCAGTACATCGCGTTCAGACTGCAGCCATGTAGAAATGTCAGACAAGGAAGAGTTAACCTTTGCACAGCTTTTAATTACGCCGGCAGTGGATCGTAACTGCTTGGCAGTAAGAGCATAGAAGGTCTTGCGTTCTTCCGGTGTCAGAGTTCTCTCTATTCCATTAAAGGAACGTTCTACTGTGCTGATTTCTGTATTAATAGCATCAACTAAACGCTGTTTGTAGAGCGCGTAAAGAGCGTTGATCATGGTTGGACGCAATGCGTAGCGCATAACTGAACGTCTGCCGATGGCAAGATCGTCTCCACTCCATGAGAGGCCGGTCATTTCAATACCGTAATGAACATTAATTACTTTTGCATCGAGCAAAAGTTTTGATTCTTTTTTTGCAGCCGGATGGCTACCTTTCGGATGATACGAATTAACTAGTAAATGTGATAAATCTGTAATGAAACTAGGCAGTATGACTGTATCTTCAGTAACTTTTTTGTGCTCAGGAATTACTGGTTCAACGTTTGTTGTACTGGATGTAGTTGTGGATAAAACTCCAGATAAAGCTTCGGATAACGTTCCAGAAGTGCCTTCTGAAGGCTGGGAGCCAGCGGCGGTGCGTAATGGAATACGTACTTGTGTTGTGACTTCACCGGTAGGAACGACTTGCTCTTCTGTCTCAACAATTTCGGGTTCAAATGTCCAAAGACCTGTAAGAACTATTGCGAGTATGACAAGCGCGACCCAGAGTGCCCGTTTGAGATTAGTAGTATTTTTTTTTGGCGCTTCTTTATCGGACATGATGCCCCCCTTGGGAATCATTATATTGGTTATCCCCGAAAAAACCGTTCACCCTATTATGATGCTACGAGAGTACAATGATCGTATGACAGGTGTCCAAACACCATATCGAGAATGGTATATTTAGCCTTGGTAGCATTAAGGATAGGCGTTGTGAAGTGTTATTCTTTCCATAAAACAAACAGTTGGCTCTGTAACATGCTGAAATAATGACAAAGCGAATTGGAGACTGAGGTCGATGGTGTTGGTCTCGGCGTCAGAGAATTCTAGGATTTCTGCACGTTGGAGGCGAAAAAAATTAATTGTCGATAATTGGCTGTGCGGCATTCTTCGGCTTTGCAGGTATGCGCGCGATAATTATAACAGCACTGATAACGAGGGTGCCGCCAATGTAGGCAGAAGCTGAAAGCTGCTCATTCCACCAGAGTACAGCAATGGCTGCGGCAACAACCGGTTCAATATTAGCCACAATGGCAGCCTGAGTAGCTTCCAGGCGCTTAAGTCCAGCGCAATAGAAGTAATAGGCGAGATACGTGCAAAGAAAGGCGATAGATACTACTACTGCGAGTTTTACCGGTGAATAGGCGGTGAATGTTACCCACGGCAGCAGAGCTATAGCACCGGCCGGTAGGCACCATGCATAGAGTGTCGCAGCCTGATAGTTTTTGAGAAATGTTTTACCGAAGATGTAGTGCAGCGAATAGGTGAAGCCGGAAAGCAGCCCGAAGAATATACCGGTCAGCGGCAGTGAAAAATCACCACTTTGCCCACTGAAGCAGACAAGTCCTGTGCCTGTAAGAGCTACACCGAGCGCAAGAATTTTGGCAGGGGAGAGTTCTTCCTTAAAAAGAATACGAGAAAAAATGGCTACCCAGATTGGAGCAGTGTAAAGAAGAATTGCAGAAACAGCCGCACCTGCATGTTTGATAGCAATCTGGTATGAGCCAAAGAATACAGCAATGCCAAGAACGCCGAATATAATAAATATTGGAATATCTTTACGTTGCACGGTAAGAGAGTTGTGCTTGGCTGAATGTAGAATAAAGAAGACAGCTCCGAGTGATGCACGCCAGAACGCAAGTTCGTGAGGTGTGATGCCATCCTGTAAACCGTATTTTGAAATAGGCCCGAGTAAACCCCACAGGGTGGCAGCTGCTATTATTTGTAAGTATCCAATATATTTATCCATCATTTCTCCTGCAGGCCATATGTAGCACGGAAAAAGCCTTACGATAAGCGGTTTCTGGAGAAAACATCTAAGCGGTTTAATTGATTTATTTAATCTGTTGTGTGAAGAGTATGTAGCTATACGTCGCTCTCGCATTGTGTGTAGCTGTATCTGTATGGTATTTGGAATTGTGTCACCTCTGTTGAATTTTGAACGGGAACATCGAGGTATGAAAAACAGTACGGTGAGTATATGGATAAGCGTTTGTTTGATGCTTATGCCCGTGGCAGCGTTGTCTGCTACAAAATGTTACTGGGATAGCGGGACAATGCAGTTTAGTGGTGATTCCATTCAACAGGCGTTGTGCTTAACTCCGGCAGTCCGCGCTAATGGTGTTGTGGAAAAGTTTGAAGAAGGTTTGCCGTCAACGCTGGACGAGCTTGTGGGGCGGGAATTTGATTTTACCCGCGAAGCTGTTGAGGCGTATGTTGCAGAGCATGGATTGAATGAAGGAGAGTTGGGCGGCGCGTTGAGTCTTAGGGTTTCACGTGCTCATGGCGAGTCAGCTCTCTTTTTTGTATTGCATGATTCTGCCGGTCCAGATTTTGGAACTCGAACCTTTTCTCCAGATATTAATGTTTCTACCCATATTAATGACCTGCATCAGTTTGGCAGGCGTTGGCATGTTCTGATTGGTCGTGGCGGAGCTTCAACAACTCTGATTGATTTCTTTCAGCCGCTGCGCTCTACGTATTTTGAAACTCGTGATGCGGGTGCAAAAGCAAAAGGGCGTTTTTTGCATGTCGGTCTTATTCAGCCAGTTCGAACGAATGTAGACGATGCCAAGACGAC
Above is a genomic segment from Halodesulfovibrio sp. MK-HDV containing:
- a CDS encoding DMT family transporter; its protein translation is MDKYIGYLQIIAAATLWGLLGPISKYGLQDGITPHELAFWRASLGAVFFILHSAKHNSLTVQRKDIPIFIIFGVLGIAVFFGSYQIAIKHAGAAVSAILLYTAPIWVAIFSRILFKEELSPAKILALGVALTGTGLVCFSGQSGDFSLPLTGIFFGLLSGFTYSLHYIFGKTFLKNYQAATLYAWCLPAGAIALLPWVTFTAYSPVKLAVVVSIAFLCTYLAYYFYCAGLKRLEATQAAIVANIEPVVAAAIAVLWWNEQLSASAYIGGTLVISAVIIIARIPAKPKNAAQPIIDN